The DNA sequence TGCTAAAATATTTTTCAGATTTGAAGGGGCAACAATTCTTCCATTTATGAATAGATAATCTTCATCAGCGAACGAATTTACTTTAAGTTTTGGATTTTCATATTTAACGAAAGGTTCAAGATAACTGCGACATTTTAATGTGAGTTTCTCTTTGGGGAATGCACGTATTATTTTTTCTTTCAGCGTGGTCATTCCGCAAATTAGATCAAAGACCGGTCTGGAATAGACAAGCGGTTCAAAATTTAAATGTTGTTCGTCCTCAAAAATGCAGATGTGCATATAAATTTCTTTTTAATTTTTTGAAATTTAACACTTTTTGAGTTAAGATTCCTGAGCTATGACAGGCGGAATCTCCGTCTCCGTTACATTTGTCACTGTTGCTGTTTTCCTCGACAAATAAGAATACATCGCCGGCACAACAAACAGTGTTAAGAAAGTAGAAAAGATTAGTCCCCCAATTACTGCAATACCCATTGATACTCTGCTTTCAGATCCTGCACCAAGTGCAAGTGCAATCGGAAGAATTCCAAGAACGGTTGAAAGGCTGGTCATCAAAATTGGTCGCAAACGGGATATTGCTGCACTGATAACCGCTTCCGTTTTTTCAAGTCCGGCTGCTTTTCTTTGATTGGCAAATTCGACGATCAGAATTCCATTCTTCGTTACAAGACCGATAAGCATAATAATTCCAATCTGACTAAAGATGTTCAACGTCTGATCAAAATACCAGATTGATATTAAGGCTCCGGCTAAAGCAAGTGGAACGGTGAAAAGAATTATAAATGGATCTCTAAAACTTTCGAACTGCGCAGCGAGAACAAGATAAATCAATCCGAGAGCGAGAATAAATGCAAACAGCAAACTTGATGAGCTTTCCTGAAAATCTTTTGATGGGCCATCGAGAGATGTAGCAAATGTTTCATCGAGAACTTTATCTGCAATTTCATACATGGTTTCGATACCTTCACCAAGTGTTCTTCCCGGAGCTAATCCTGCAGAAACAGTAGCCGAAACGTATCTGTTGAATCTGTAAAGCTGCGGAGGCGCGCTTTGCTCTTCTGTGTAAACAACGTTATCAAGCTGGATTAATTCGCCCCGATTATTTTTTACATAAGTTGATTTCAGGTCAATCGGTGCGTCACGGTTCTCTCTTGAGAACTGACCAATTACCTGGTATTGTTTTCCATCTTTGATGAAGAATCCAAATCGCTGACCGCTGAATGCTGCCTGAATAGTTTGTGCTATATCGGCTGTTGATACACCGAGTGTTCTCGCTTTCTGCCTGTCAATGCTCAGTTTTAGTTCCGGTTTATTGAATTTCAAATTTGCATCAACAATAGTGAAGATGGGATAGTTTCTTGTTTCATCTAAAAACTTTGGAAGGAATTCTTCCAGCTTTTCAAAGTTCGGAGCCTGAATAACAAACTGAACCGGCAAACCGCCTCTTCTTCCTCCGCCGATCGTTTGCTGTTGCGTTACAAATGTTCGTGCACCGGTGAGCTTATTAACAACCGGAGTGATATCATCTGAAATTTGCATTTGCGATCTTTTTCGTAATTTCGGTTCAATTAAAATTGCACCAGCAAATCCTGAATTAACTGAACTCGATGCACCAAATCCCGGTGACGTAACAGAAAAAATTCCAACAGTTTCCGGAATGCTGTCTTTCATAACCTGGATAAGTTGATCCATATAATAATCCATATATTCAAATGTGGCTCCTTCGGGTGCTATCGCATTTACATTCATACGACTTCTGTCTTCAAGCGGCGCAAGCTCTGTTGGGATATTCTGAAATAATATCCAGATAATTATTAGTGTAATTACAATTGCCGGGAAAGTAATCCATCTCCGCTGCATAAAACTTGTCAGGTGACGTTTGTAAATAGCATTCATCTTCACAAAAAATGGTTCCGTCATATTATAAAAAGCATTATGCTTCTCTCTCCGTTTCAAGATTCTTGAACTTAGCATCGGAGTAAGTGTTAATGCGATGAAAGATGAAATGATAACACTTCCGGCTATGACTATTCCGAATTCCCTGAATAGCCTTCCGGTTAATCCCTGCAGAAAAATAATTGGCATAAAGACCGAAGCAAGTGCAACTGTAGTTGATAGAACCGCAAAGAAAATTTCAGCGGCACCTTTTCTTGCAGCTTCCATCGGCTCCATTTTATCTTCGATCTTTACATAAATATTCTCAAGAACTATTATGGCATCATCAACTACAATTCCGATCGCAAGGACGATTCCGAGCAGAGTTAAAACATTGATGGTGAAATCTGCCAAGTACATTACGAAGAATGCACCTATGAGCGAGATTGGAATCGCGATAACAGGAATAACTGTAGTCCGCCAATCCCGAAGGAACAAAAATATTATCAAAATGACGAGTGCAAATGCAACGATAATTGTCTGCTCGACTTCAGAGATTGATTCTTTTATATAAGTTGTAACATCAAAGCCAATTACTGTTGAAATATCAGAAGGGAGATTCTTCTTCAACTGATCAAGCCTTTTATAAAACTCATCGGTTATTGCTATGTTGTTAGCACCTGCCTGAGCGACGAGTACAACTCCAACCATCGGGATTCCGTTCCACTTAAGTACTGTTCTTTCATTTTCTGCACCAAGTTGTGCATATCCCAGATCTCTCAACCGCACGATTCCGCCAGCATCTTCTTTAACAATCAGATCATTAAATTCATCTTCAGTAGATAATCTTCCGACGGTTCTGATCGAGAGTTCTGTTTTATCTCCTTCAATTCTTCCCGAAGGCAGTTCGATGTTTTCTCTGTTCAGAGCATTTCGAACGTCCACAGCGGATAGATTGAACGCAGCAAGTTTTCCAGGATCAAGCCACAAACGCATAGAATATTTCTTCTCTCCCCAGATCTGTACACTACTGACACCGGGAATTGTCTGCATTCTCTCTTTAAAAACATTATTGGCAATTTCAGAAAGCTGAATCAGATTCCTGGTATTACTCTGCACTCCACAAAACACTATGGGAAAAGCATCCGCATCTGCTTTTGCCACAATCGGTATATCTATGTCTGGTGGAAGATTGAACTGTGCA is a window from the bacterium genome containing:
- a CDS encoding efflux RND transporter permease subunit; amino-acid sequence: MSLSSTSIRRPVLSIVMSIVIVVFGIIGYTYLGVREFPSVDPPIITVSTNYIGANVDVIESQITEPLEESINGIAGIRSLTSVSRDGRSTITVEFDIEVDLEAAANDVRDRVSRAQFNLPPDIDIPIVAKADADAFPIVFCGVQSNTRNLIQLSEIANNVFKERMQTIPGVSSVQIWGEKKYSMRLWLDPGKLAAFNLSAVDVRNALNRENIELPSGRIEGDKTELSIRTVGRLSTEDEFNDLIVKEDAGGIVRLRDLGYAQLGAENERTVLKWNGIPMVGVVLVAQAGANNIAITDEFYKRLDQLKKNLPSDISTVIGFDVTTYIKESISEVEQTIIVAFALVILIIFLFLRDWRTTVIPVIAIPISLIGAFFVMYLADFTINVLTLLGIVLAIGIVVDDAIIVLENIYVKIEDKMEPMEAARKGAAEIFFAVLSTTVALASVFMPIIFLQGLTGRLFREFGIVIAGSVIISSFIALTLTPMLSSRILKRREKHNAFYNMTEPFFVKMNAIYKRHLTSFMQRRWITFPAIVITLIIIWILFQNIPTELAPLEDRSRMNVNAIAPEGATFEYMDYYMDQLIQVMKDSIPETVGIFSVTSPGFGASSSVNSGFAGAILIEPKLRKRSQMQISDDITPVVNKLTGARTFVTQQQTIGGGRRGGLPVQFVIQAPNFEKLEEFLPKFLDETRNYPIFTIVDANLKFNKPELKLSIDRQKARTLGVSTADIAQTIQAAFSGQRFGFFIKDGKQYQVIGQFSRENRDAPIDLKSTYVKNNRGELIQLDNVVYTEEQSAPPQLYRFNRYVSATVSAGLAPGRTLGEGIETMYEIADKVLDETFATSLDGPSKDFQESSSSLLFAFILALGLIYLVLAAQFESFRDPFIILFTVPLALAGALISIWYFDQTLNIFSQIGIIMLIGLVTKNGILIVEFANQRKAAGLEKTEAVISAAISRLRPILMTSLSTVLGILPIALALGAGSESRVSMGIAVIGGLIFSTFLTLFVVPAMYSYLSRKTATVTNVTETEIPPVIAQES